A genomic stretch from Desulfohalobium retbaense DSM 5692 includes:
- the xseB gene encoding exodeoxyribonuclease VII small subunit: protein MTTASTESDQAQWDFEQRLERLQAIVSRLEEENVPLEEGVALFKEGSELAQQCRRQLQEAKHQVEIYAQGVLEEFDPEQGGGGGDAETAS, encoded by the coding sequence ATGACGACCGCGTCCACCGAATCGGACCAAGCGCAATGGGATTTTGAACAGCGTCTGGAACGGCTCCAGGCCATCGTCAGCCGCCTGGAAGAGGAAAACGTCCCTTTGGAAGAGGGAGTGGCCCTGTTCAAGGAAGGCAGTGAACTGGCCCAACAATGCCGCAGGCAATTGCAGGAGGCCAAGCACCAGGTTGAAATTTACGCCCAGGGCGTGCTCGAAGAGTTCGATCCGGAGCAGGGCGGGGGAGGAGGCGATGCCGAAACAGCGTCTTGA
- a CDS encoding sodium-dependent transporter produces MAQREEWGTRVGFILAAVGSAIGLGNIWRFPYMAYENGGGAFLIPYFFAMLTAGIPIIILEFGLGHKHRGSAPLTFAKVSKNWEWIGWWQTFVAFVISVYYVAVIGWALNYVFLAFGQGWGENPGDFFFGSFLQLTDSPMKFGGIRWPIFATTLAVWVINWAVLFSGVKKGIEKANKIFMPVLFVLILIMIGRAVTLPNAADGLQWLFRPDFSAIMDYKVWTAAYGQIFFTLSVAFAIMITYSSYLPSRSDINNNGFITVFVNCGFSMLAGIMVFGVLGYMAAQQGVGVDEVVGSGVGLAFATIPKAINLLPASTLFGVLFFLALFCAGLSSMISISEACCSALMDKYGWSRKFTTSAYAIVGGLISIVFVTRGGLLVLDIVDHFINNFGIVFTGLVEVIVLAWLFKTDTIRQHVNKLSDFTIGSWWLFCLKVITPIVLGYMAIMNLIGDIKEAYGGYPGSALALYGWGVVIGIVVLSFILQATKTASVETK; encoded by the coding sequence ATGGCACAACGTGAAGAATGGGGAACCAGGGTAGGCTTTATCCTGGCAGCTGTGGGCTCGGCCATTGGACTGGGAAACATCTGGCGTTTCCCTTATATGGCCTATGAAAATGGTGGTGGAGCATTTCTCATACCGTATTTTTTCGCCATGCTGACGGCCGGAATACCGATTATCATTCTTGAGTTCGGCCTTGGCCACAAACATCGCGGTTCGGCTCCTTTGACGTTTGCCAAGGTCTCCAAGAACTGGGAATGGATCGGCTGGTGGCAAACCTTCGTGGCTTTTGTCATTTCCGTGTACTATGTCGCGGTTATCGGCTGGGCGCTGAACTACGTTTTTCTCGCCTTTGGTCAAGGGTGGGGGGAAAACCCCGGCGATTTCTTTTTCGGTTCCTTTTTGCAACTCACCGATAGTCCGATGAAGTTCGGTGGTATCCGTTGGCCCATCTTTGCCACGACCCTGGCCGTCTGGGTCATTAACTGGGCAGTGCTGTTCAGCGGGGTCAAGAAGGGCATTGAAAAGGCGAACAAGATTTTCATGCCCGTTTTATTTGTGCTCATCCTGATCATGATCGGGCGGGCGGTGACTTTGCCCAACGCCGCCGACGGACTGCAATGGCTTTTCCGGCCGGATTTCTCGGCGATCATGGACTACAAGGTCTGGACCGCGGCCTACGGGCAGATTTTCTTTACTCTGAGTGTGGCCTTCGCGATCATGATCACCTATTCCAGTTATTTGCCCAGCCGTTCGGACATCAACAATAACGGCTTTATCACCGTTTTCGTCAACTGCGGGTTCAGCATGCTGGCCGGCATCATGGTTTTCGGTGTTCTGGGCTATATGGCCGCCCAACAAGGCGTTGGCGTTGACGAAGTGGTTGGCTCCGGTGTCGGCTTGGCCTTTGCCACTATCCCGAAAGCGATCAACCTCCTGCCAGCTTCGACGCTCTTTGGCGTCCTCTTCTTCCTGGCTTTGTTCTGCGCCGGCCTGAGTTCGATGATTTCCATCAGCGAGGCCTGCTGTTCCGCCTTGATGGACAAGTACGGCTGGAGCCGGAAATTCACGACTTCGGCCTACGCCATTGTCGGCGGGCTGATCAGTATCGTCTTCGTGACCCGGGGCGGCCTGCTCGTGCTGGATATCGTCGACCACTTCATCAATAACTTCGGTATTGTCTTTACCGGCTTGGTCGAAGTTATTGTCCTGGCTTGGCTGTTCAAGACTGATACCATCCGGCAGCATGTCAACAAGCTCTCCGATTTCACCATCGGTAGCTGGTGGCTGTTTTGCCTGAAGGTCATCACCCCGATCGTGCTTGGGTACATGGCGATTATGAACCTGATCGGCGACATCAAGGAAGCCTACGGTGGGTATCCTGGTTCGGCTTTGGCCCTCTACGGCTGGGGGGTCGTGATCGGTATCGTCGTCCTGAGCTTCATCCTCCAGGCCACTAAAACCGCCAGTGTGGAAACCAAGTAA
- a CDS encoding chorismate mutase: MTHDKKSAPPLTNQLLRLDRDLTKMLIRRSQLLAQSAQERKERKQSLVDPGQEKRLWVLWQQVLQESGMDPRHWRHIFQTINGLAYGQAERTPDRPLTVYPATSAMDVDLPGPTDTAEARLWSTAALASGQPLQLNGVLANDTLHEFVTAANQVEASLSRQEEQLACPADTTLHFNGATVHAGGDFFNLALVMMLSLPEPGNTKITGSSLLRLEDLSLTTELFAQLGSRLVFLTPGSNSVPLRMERSGHLPAEVDFPDQAPAAFLAALLMAGLRFPRRCVIRWGDRHADAPEVIRALDILERIGVTISRSERTVAIDPGRAQLPQSVTPGLDPVLSSFLLALPRIKGGQVRLQGRLDTANPVTQSMLGILGASGLHCDHDAQAVVSTLQEGTTLDRLRGYGPILPLATALSAITGATLQVDDPAERRAVVSFLDQLACPYKITDHGLNPGKPSAAPELPFAAEGPNWGLAGALYGLRFGPLQYANPGDISSAWPKFWRIMRHLPKPQAAPQTPKTEATDNGKRRRRRIVK, from the coding sequence ATGACACACGACAAAAAAAGTGCCCCCCCGCTGACCAACCAACTCCTCCGCCTTGACCGTGACCTGACCAAAATGCTGATCCGCCGTTCCCAGTTGCTGGCGCAATCCGCTCAGGAACGCAAGGAACGCAAACAGTCCCTTGTCGACCCAGGCCAGGAAAAACGCTTATGGGTGCTGTGGCAGCAAGTCCTGCAGGAAAGCGGCATGGATCCCCGCCATTGGCGGCATATTTTTCAAACCATCAATGGGCTGGCCTACGGCCAGGCGGAACGCACGCCGGATCGCCCCCTGACCGTCTATCCGGCGACGTCCGCTATGGATGTCGACCTCCCAGGACCTACAGATACAGCTGAGGCCCGTCTCTGGTCGACTGCGGCTCTGGCTTCCGGACAGCCGCTCCAATTAAACGGTGTCCTGGCCAACGACACCCTCCACGAATTCGTGACAGCCGCGAACCAGGTCGAGGCCTCGCTGTCGCGGCAAGAAGAACAATTGGCCTGCCCCGCAGACACCACTTTACATTTCAACGGGGCCACAGTGCACGCTGGGGGGGATTTCTTCAACCTGGCGCTGGTGATGATGCTCTCGCTTCCGGAACCCGGCAACACCAAAATTACCGGCAGCAGTCTGTTGCGCCTTGAGGACCTTTCGCTGACCACCGAACTCTTTGCCCAGCTCGGCAGTCGCCTGGTCTTCCTGACCCCCGGGAGCAACAGTGTTCCCCTGCGCATGGAACGCAGCGGCCATCTTCCTGCGGAAGTCGATTTTCCAGACCAGGCCCCGGCTGCATTTTTGGCGGCCCTGCTCATGGCCGGCCTCCGTTTCCCGCGCCGGTGCGTCATTCGTTGGGGCGACCGGCACGCCGACGCCCCGGAAGTGATTCGGGCCCTGGACATTCTCGAGCGGATCGGCGTGACCATCTCCCGCTCGGAGAGGACGGTAGCCATCGATCCCGGTCGAGCGCAATTGCCGCAATCCGTCACTCCCGGGCTGGATCCGGTCCTGTCCAGCTTCCTCCTGGCGCTGCCCCGCATCAAAGGCGGCCAGGTCCGGCTTCAGGGGCGCTTAGACACGGCCAATCCGGTGACCCAATCCATGCTCGGCATCCTTGGCGCCAGTGGACTGCATTGCGACCACGACGCCCAGGCTGTGGTCAGCACCCTCCAGGAAGGCACGACCTTGGACCGTCTCCGGGGCTACGGTCCGATTCTCCCCCTGGCCACGGCCCTGTCCGCCATTACCGGCGCCACCCTGCAGGTCGATGACCCTGCCGAGCGCCGAGCGGTGGTCTCCTTCTTGGACCAACTCGCCTGTCCGTACAAAATCACCGACCACGGACTGAATCCCGGAAAGCCCTCTGCGGCTCCTGAACTGCCCTTTGCGGCCGAAGGCCCGAACTGGGGATTGGCTGGGGCACTCTACGGGTTGCGCTTCGGTCCGCTCCAATACGCCAACCCCGGTGACATCTCTTCGGCATGGCCCAAATTCTGGCGGATCATGCGGCACTTGCCCAAACCGCAGGCAGCCCCGCAAACGCCAAAAACGGAGGCAACAGACAATGGTAAACGGCGACGCCGGCGCATCGTCAAATAG
- the ispG gene encoding flavodoxin-dependent (E)-4-hydroxy-3-methylbut-2-enyl-diphosphate synthase, translated as MESQSSAAQDPQARRRHTQSVYIGGVGVGGNNPVRVQSMTNTPTHDVPATLGQIRTLAAAGCEIVRVAVPDETAAATLSDLCAAAPVPLVADIHFDSRLAVQAVEAGIAGLRINPGNIGSAREVDRVVDAASARGVPIRIGVNSGSVEKGLLERFGGPTPEAMVESALSHVTLLEKRGFSQIKISLKSSSVLDTVHAYQRMADRVSYPLHIGVTEAGTPLRGAVKSGVGLGILLWEGVGDTVRVSLTGDPADEMVAAWELLRSLGLRSRGPEIISCPTCGRTEIDLIGLAQAVERRLRPVETVCKVAVMGCVVNGPGEAREADIGIAGGRDCGIIFRKGKVIRKVHGDANLLPVFMEEVRRFLAEWGVELPEEL; from the coding sequence ATGGAATCGCAATCCTCTGCGGCTCAGGATCCGCAAGCGAGGCGCCGTCACACGCAAAGCGTGTATATCGGCGGGGTCGGGGTCGGCGGAAACAACCCTGTCCGGGTCCAGAGCATGACCAATACCCCCACTCATGATGTGCCCGCGACATTGGGGCAGATCCGAACCCTGGCAGCGGCGGGCTGCGAAATTGTTCGCGTGGCAGTGCCCGACGAGACGGCGGCAGCTACGCTTTCCGACTTGTGCGCCGCCGCGCCTGTCCCGCTTGTGGCTGATATCCATTTCGATTCCCGGTTGGCGGTGCAGGCGGTGGAAGCTGGGATCGCGGGATTGCGGATCAATCCGGGCAATATCGGCTCGGCCCGTGAGGTGGATCGGGTCGTGGATGCTGCCTCGGCCCGGGGTGTGCCCATACGGATCGGCGTCAACAGCGGGTCGGTGGAAAAAGGACTTCTGGAGCGTTTCGGGGGCCCAACACCGGAAGCCATGGTGGAGTCAGCGCTTTCCCATGTGACCCTGCTGGAAAAGCGGGGGTTCTCGCAGATCAAAATTTCCCTCAAGTCTTCCTCTGTTCTGGATACGGTCCACGCCTATCAACGTATGGCCGATCGGGTCAGTTATCCGCTGCATATCGGTGTTACGGAAGCGGGAACCCCCTTGCGCGGAGCGGTGAAATCCGGAGTGGGACTTGGTATCTTGCTTTGGGAAGGGGTGGGCGATACAGTCCGCGTTTCGCTGACCGGAGACCCGGCCGACGAAATGGTCGCTGCCTGGGAACTCCTCCGGAGCTTGGGGCTGCGCAGCCGTGGCCCGGAGATCATCTCCTGCCCCACTTGCGGACGCACGGAGATCGATCTGATCGGTCTGGCGCAAGCTGTTGAGCGGAGGCTGCGCCCCGTGGAAACAGTGTGCAAGGTCGCGGTCATGGGGTGCGTGGTCAATGGTCCGGGTGAAGCCCGTGAGGCGGATATCGGCATCGCCGGTGGCCGTGATTGCGGGATTATTTTTCGCAAGGGCAAGGTCATCCGGAAAGTCCACGGCGACGCCAACCTTTTGCCGGTGTTTATGGAGGAAGTCCGGCGTTTTCTGGCGGAATGGGGCGTGGAACTGCCCGAAGAGCTCTAG
- a CDS encoding polyprenyl synthetase family protein, protein MPKQRLELYRREVESFLEQCLDARRMPATLYESMRYSLLAGGKRVRPVLCLVWAELLGGDRQAVLPFASGLECIHTYSLVHDDLPAMDDDDLRRGKPSNHKQFGEAMAILAGDGLLTHAFELMLHADLPAERLVRAAGLVAGAAGASGMIGGQVTDIQLTGSGATNVEDLRAMHGMKTGALLQVACTSGAVLAGAIEEDIQRAATYGGALGLAFQVADDILDVVGDEAALGKPVGSDQGADKVTYPALMGLDKSKSLGQEMVAQAQEALQGKSGPQADFLSDLAQYVMDRTE, encoded by the coding sequence ATGCCGAAACAGCGTCTTGAACTCTACCGGCGCGAGGTGGAGTCTTTTTTGGAGCAGTGCCTGGACGCCCGGCGGATGCCGGCAACATTGTACGAGTCCATGCGCTATTCGCTTCTGGCCGGTGGCAAGCGGGTGCGCCCCGTTTTGTGTCTGGTCTGGGCCGAGCTTCTGGGCGGAGACCGCCAAGCGGTACTGCCTTTTGCCTCTGGGCTGGAATGCATTCACACCTATTCCCTGGTACACGATGATCTCCCGGCGATGGACGACGACGATCTGCGGCGGGGCAAGCCTTCCAACCACAAACAATTCGGCGAGGCGATGGCCATTCTGGCCGGCGACGGCCTCTTGACCCATGCCTTTGAGCTCATGCTTCACGCCGATCTTCCCGCAGAGCGTTTGGTTCGGGCGGCTGGCCTCGTAGCTGGCGCCGCCGGCGCATCAGGGATGATCGGCGGCCAGGTCACGGACATCCAATTGACCGGCAGCGGCGCGACGAATGTGGAGGACCTCCGGGCCATGCACGGCATGAAGACCGGGGCCCTGCTGCAGGTCGCATGTACCTCGGGCGCAGTCCTGGCCGGTGCGATAGAAGAAGATATCCAGCGGGCAGCCACCTATGGAGGGGCGTTGGGGCTTGCTTTTCAGGTAGCCGACGATATTCTGGACGTTGTCGGCGATGAAGCCGCCCTTGGCAAACCGGTGGGGAGTGACCAGGGGGCTGACAAGGTCACTTATCCCGCCCTGATGGGGCTGGACAAAAGCAAATCCCTGGGGCAGGAGATGGTCGCTCAGGCCCAGGAAGCGCTCCAGGGCAAATCTGGACCGCAAGCCGATTTTCTTTCCGATCTGGCCCAATACGTCATGGATCGGACCGAATAA
- a CDS encoding MetS family NSS transporter small subunit, protein MTTGSIILMIIGLTVTWGGAAICISLAMRKRDI, encoded by the coding sequence ATGACGACAGGATCCATTATACTGATGATTATCGGCTTGACCGTGACGTGGGGTGGGGCCGCGATCTGCATTTCCCTGGCCATGCGCAAGCGGGATATTTAG
- a CDS encoding phosphoadenosine phosphosulfate reductase family protein, with translation MSLEEKRQETEAIFAEAAATAPLDRIAVAWTGGKDSTLLLWLWRQWLIDNGRARPEEVRALSVDTGLKFPETIAFREDMARRWQVAVHVCRPQTDLESYPVAEDVVQCCRDLKIAPLQEGLRALDIAVLLTGLRRDEHPSRSQRAAKEACDRPSHLRVHPLLAWTEMDVWAMHIQSGIPYCSLYDHGYRSLGCQPCTRCDSGAERAGRNQDKEGQLDTLRSLGYF, from the coding sequence ATGAGTCTCGAGGAGAAGCGCCAAGAAACAGAAGCGATTTTTGCCGAGGCCGCGGCCACAGCCCCCTTGGACCGGATCGCCGTGGCCTGGACGGGGGGCAAGGATTCCACCCTGCTTTTGTGGTTGTGGCGGCAGTGGTTGATTGACAACGGCAGAGCACGCCCTGAAGAGGTCCGGGCCCTGAGTGTGGACACTGGCTTGAAATTTCCTGAGACCATCGCTTTTCGCGAGGACATGGCCCGTCGGTGGCAGGTCGCGGTCCACGTTTGTCGGCCGCAGACTGACCTGGAGTCGTATCCGGTGGCCGAAGATGTCGTCCAATGCTGTCGAGACTTGAAAATCGCCCCCTTGCAGGAAGGACTGCGCGCACTGGATATAGCGGTCCTTTTAACCGGGCTGCGCCGTGATGAGCATCCGTCCCGGAGTCAGCGGGCGGCTAAAGAGGCCTGTGATAGGCCGTCCCATTTGCGGGTGCACCCCTTGTTGGCGTGGACGGAAATGGATGTCTGGGCCATGCATATCCAAAGCGGGATCCCATATTGCTCCCTGTACGACCACGGCTATCGGTCCCTGGGATGCCAGCCGTGCACCCGCTGCGACAGCGGCGCAGAACGGGCCGGGCGCAACCAGGACAAGGAGGGCCAGTTGGACACCCTGCGCAGTCTCGGCTATTTTTGA
- the xseA gene encoding exodeoxyribonuclease VII large subunit — translation MQHVFSVQELTQAVKGVVEGQFPLVWVRGQVSNLSRPGSGHIYFTLKDELAQLKVVWFKGNQWQTPALESLHNGQEIVCAGRLSVYPPQGTYQLIAEWVQDQGIGRLQAAFEALKQKMEAKGYFAQDRKRPLPPHPQRVAVVTAPQGAAVRDFLRLAGERGRPAAIRIYPSLMQGEGAEDNVIGALEQVQLDEWAEVVVITRGGGSLEDLWTFNTEAVAEAVAHFPLPTVAAIGHERDVTIVDLIADSRAATPSHAAQLVWPLRQELVQEVDEWEMRLDKAWMVQWRHAQRRFAELEKGLGWLSPRRRLQRMDKECHRLGHALVRTGRRFVTQQESRAHDSSEALLHRVRRHFGRTATERLEHAGRRLLHCRSNHFNAVAHRLEIQTSALAHLDPKAPLRHGFSLVSRVDTGELVTSAAQVAPEDFLQVQTGDGAYRVRATAGDTAASSGQETET, via the coding sequence ATGCAGCATGTCTTCAGCGTTCAGGAATTGACCCAGGCCGTGAAAGGGGTCGTCGAGGGCCAGTTCCCTCTGGTCTGGGTTCGAGGGCAGGTTTCCAACCTGTCCCGGCCCGGTTCGGGGCATATCTATTTCACGCTCAAGGACGAACTCGCTCAACTCAAAGTGGTCTGGTTCAAAGGCAACCAATGGCAGACACCGGCCCTGGAATCCCTGCATAACGGGCAGGAAATCGTCTGTGCCGGGCGGTTGAGCGTCTATCCGCCGCAAGGGACCTACCAACTCATTGCTGAATGGGTGCAGGACCAGGGGATTGGCCGTTTGCAGGCCGCCTTTGAAGCCCTGAAGCAGAAGATGGAGGCCAAGGGGTATTTTGCACAGGACCGGAAACGGCCCCTGCCGCCGCATCCCCAACGCGTCGCGGTCGTGACCGCGCCCCAGGGCGCGGCGGTACGCGATTTTCTCCGTCTGGCCGGAGAGCGGGGACGTCCGGCTGCCATCCGCATCTACCCCAGCCTCATGCAGGGAGAAGGGGCGGAAGACAACGTCATTGGAGCCCTGGAGCAGGTGCAACTCGACGAATGGGCCGAAGTGGTGGTCATCACCCGCGGCGGTGGATCACTGGAGGACCTGTGGACCTTTAATACCGAGGCGGTCGCCGAGGCCGTGGCCCACTTTCCGCTTCCGACCGTTGCCGCGATCGGCCACGAGCGGGATGTGACCATCGTAGACCTTATCGCTGACAGTCGGGCGGCCACGCCGAGTCACGCTGCGCAACTTGTGTGGCCTTTGCGTCAGGAACTTGTGCAGGAGGTCGACGAGTGGGAAATGCGTCTGGATAAGGCGTGGATGGTACAGTGGCGCCATGCCCAGCGCCGCTTTGCCGAACTGGAGAAAGGGCTGGGATGGCTTTCGCCCAGGCGCCGTTTGCAACGAATGGACAAGGAATGCCACCGTTTGGGACACGCCCTGGTCCGGACCGGACGCCGCTTTGTCACGCAGCAGGAAAGCCGGGCACACGACAGCAGCGAGGCGCTTTTGCATCGGGTGCGACGGCATTTTGGCCGCACGGCCACGGAACGTCTGGAACACGCCGGGCGACGTTTGCTCCACTGTCGCAGCAACCATTTTAATGCCGTTGCCCATCGGCTCGAAATCCAGACTTCGGCCTTGGCCCATCTCGATCCCAAGGCCCCGCTACGGCACGGATTCAGCCTAGTCTCTCGGGTGGACACCGGAGAGTTGGTGACATCGGCGGCTCAGGTCGCCCCTGAAGATTTTTTGCAGGTCCAGACCGGTGATGGAGCGTACCGGGTCCGGGCTACAGCAGGCGATACGGCTGCCTCGTCCGGCCAAGAGACGGAAACCTGA
- a CDS encoding proline--tRNA ligase, with protein sequence MRLSNAYIPTLKEEPAEAEVVSHKLLVRAGMIRKVTSGIYTFLPLGLRALDKIAHVVREEMNRAGCQEIFMPMVQPGDLWKETGRWEYYGKELLRLKDRHDRDYCLGPTHEEVVTSLVRGEVRSYRQLPLNLYQIQTKFRDEIRPRFGLMRCREFIMKDAYSFDRDEAGAQKSYQTMFDAYTRAFQRLGLQFRAVEADSGAIGGSVSHEFMVLAATGEDTIASCAACEFAANLEKAEVVVPTDHPVGLCEAEASEVPTPGKHTVDEVATFLGVGADRIVKTLLYVADGEVVGALVRGDRELNETKLKNLLDVQSLELAGSELVERVSQAPVGFAGPKGLQVKRLYADLELQNGTDWVTGANRAETHLVHVDLQRDAAITAYADLRDVTSGDPCPRCGGELRFPQGIEVGHVFNLGTKYSAPMQALYLDENGKEREMVMGCYGIGVSRILAAAIEQNHDASGIMFPPSIAPYEIALLCLDTKNEEVRTKAEAFYETLQEQGVDVLYDDRVERPGFKFKDADLMGLPLQVVFGGKGVARGIVEVKDRRTGEKAELPLDGLAEAFASWRDGVRAGWKVASQQ encoded by the coding sequence ATGCGTTTGAGCAACGCGTATATCCCGACCCTGAAAGAAGAGCCGGCCGAGGCCGAAGTCGTCAGCCATAAATTGTTGGTCCGCGCCGGCATGATCCGGAAAGTGACCTCCGGTATCTATACCTTTTTGCCCCTGGGGCTCCGCGCTTTGGACAAGATCGCTCATGTGGTCCGTGAAGAAATGAACCGGGCCGGATGTCAAGAAATCTTCATGCCGATGGTCCAACCGGGAGATCTGTGGAAGGAGACCGGGCGGTGGGAATATTACGGCAAGGAGCTTTTGCGCCTCAAGGATCGCCACGACCGCGATTATTGTCTGGGCCCCACCCATGAGGAAGTGGTTACCTCCCTCGTTCGGGGTGAGGTGCGCTCGTACCGGCAGTTGCCGCTCAATCTCTATCAGATCCAGACGAAATTTCGGGACGAGATCCGGCCCCGGTTCGGCTTGATGCGCTGTCGGGAATTTATCATGAAAGACGCGTATTCCTTTGATCGGGATGAGGCCGGTGCCCAAAAGTCCTACCAAACGATGTTTGATGCCTATACCCGGGCGTTTCAGCGGTTGGGGCTGCAGTTCAGGGCCGTGGAGGCCGATTCCGGAGCCATCGGCGGCTCGGTGTCCCACGAGTTCATGGTCCTGGCCGCCACGGGAGAGGACACCATCGCTTCCTGCGCCGCCTGCGAGTTCGCGGCCAATCTGGAAAAGGCTGAAGTGGTCGTGCCCACCGACCACCCCGTTGGCCTGTGTGAGGCCGAAGCCTCGGAAGTGCCCACCCCGGGTAAGCATACTGTGGACGAGGTGGCGACATTTCTCGGCGTAGGGGCGGACCGGATTGTCAAAACGCTGCTTTATGTGGCCGACGGTGAGGTTGTCGGAGCCTTGGTCCGGGGGGACCGCGAACTCAATGAGACCAAACTCAAGAATCTGCTCGACGTCCAGAGTCTTGAATTGGCCGGTAGCGAGCTCGTTGAGCGTGTCAGCCAGGCACCGGTCGGCTTCGCCGGCCCCAAAGGATTGCAAGTGAAGCGGCTTTATGCCGATCTGGAACTGCAAAACGGCACGGATTGGGTCACCGGAGCGAACAGGGCCGAAACCCACCTCGTGCACGTCGATTTGCAGCGTGACGCGGCGATCACCGCGTATGCCGATTTGCGCGACGTGACCAGCGGCGACCCCTGTCCGCGCTGCGGCGGCGAATTGCGCTTTCCTCAGGGCATTGAGGTCGGCCATGTCTTCAATCTGGGAACCAAATACAGCGCTCCCATGCAGGCCTTGTATCTCGACGAAAACGGCAAGGAACGGGAAATGGTCATGGGGTGTTACGGCATCGGTGTCAGCCGTATCCTGGCAGCGGCCATTGAGCAGAACCACGATGCAAGCGGTATCATGTTTCCGCCGAGTATCGCTCCCTATGAAATCGCCTTGCTTTGCCTGGATACCAAGAACGAAGAGGTCCGAACCAAAGCTGAGGCCTTTTACGAGACCTTGCAGGAGCAAGGCGTTGATGTCCTCTACGACGACCGTGTTGAGCGGCCCGGCTTCAAATTCAAGGACGCCGACCTGATGGGGTTGCCGCTGCAAGTGGTCTTCGGGGGCAAAGGCGTGGCCCGCGGTATTGTCGAGGTCAAGGACCGGCGCACTGGCGAGAAAGCCGAACTGCCGCTGGACGGATTGGCCGAAGCCTTCGCCTCGTGGCGCGACGGTGTCCGGGCTGGATGGAAGGTGGCTTCCCAGCAATAA